Proteins encoded by one window of Tepidibacillus fermentans:
- the panD gene encoding aspartate 1-decarboxylase has product MWLQMMKSKIHRATVTEANLNYVGSITIDEAIMEAVGILPNEKVQIVNNNNGARFETYVIKGERNSGTICLNGAAARLVQPGDTVIIIAYAYMTEEEAKYFTPKVAIMNEKNHIVQMIDHEQEATVL; this is encoded by the coding sequence ATGTGGTTACAAATGATGAAGTCTAAAATTCATAGAGCAACTGTCACGGAAGCAAATCTGAACTATGTTGGAAGTATTACGATTGATGAAGCCATTATGGAGGCGGTTGGTATTTTACCTAATGAAAAGGTTCAGATTGTCAATAACAATAATGGAGCAAGGTTTGAAACTTATGTGATTAAAGGCGAAAGAAATTCAGGAACGATTTGTTTGAATGGGGCTGCAGCTCGTCTTGTTCAACCAGGAGATACGGTGATTATTATTGCCTATGCTTATATGACAGAAGAAGAGGCCAAATATTTTACTCCGAAAGTAGCAATCATGAATGAAAAAAATCATATTGTCCAAATGATTGATCACGAACAAGAGGCTACTGTTCTCTAA
- a CDS encoding tetratricopeptide repeat protein — MIQQLFSYMHQTINELEHEFNEPIGMDQELNLLEKYLTIKEMIEDISDELEQLIEKLKQFEKNHGLNLSANELTTKDTNEEVVIELDESDFLEFEKGIGFFDLWMYDRAIIHLEKIMDKYPDFNLARLYTSMTYFQKGDYLETKKQLKILFQNTDDPDLLSLGHNLLGMIYGKNEQYGQAINEFQQAVQYRYDWYEPRFNLAILYYRLGHFEDTILLLKEILKQKPLDWGIAYYLGKSYQKLNQDHHANEWFKKVYDMTKQSKMIQQIAISFEKRKQFQQAIYWFEKWRNLEPTRPEPLLSLSKNVWLSGDKAKAKTLIKKYFSAYQETPEALLLYAWILTDEGELNKLDSILSKLISNQLENLTKMDPFFLASLARLYTLHQYHHLSNDFINLLMRADNPHIQGLAHLIQGLIQLDQEKPDQALQHFLKTSSTGVHFPYFEFYLGYTHYLLGNTDEAKQCWAKLSVRKEH, encoded by the coding sequence ATGATTCAGCAATTATTTTCCTATATGCACCAAACGATCAACGAATTAGAACATGAGTTCAATGAACCAATTGGTATGGATCAAGAGTTAAATTTATTAGAAAAATATCTTACCATCAAAGAAATGATTGAAGATATTTCTGACGAATTAGAACAACTAATAGAAAAACTAAAACAATTTGAGAAAAATCATGGATTGAATCTTTCTGCTAATGAACTAACAACAAAAGATACGAATGAAGAAGTTGTCATCGAACTTGATGAAAGTGATTTTTTGGAATTTGAAAAAGGAATCGGATTCTTTGATTTATGGATGTATGACCGGGCGATTATTCATTTAGAAAAGATAATGGATAAGTATCCTGACTTCAATTTAGCAAGATTGTATACGTCAATGACCTATTTTCAAAAGGGAGATTACCTTGAGACGAAAAAGCAATTAAAGATCCTATTCCAAAATACCGACGATCCCGACCTTCTTTCATTAGGCCATAATCTTTTAGGGATGATCTATGGTAAAAATGAACAATATGGGCAAGCGATCAACGAATTTCAACAGGCGGTTCAATATCGATATGATTGGTATGAACCGAGATTTAATCTAGCTATCCTTTATTATCGATTAGGTCATTTTGAAGATACCATTTTACTTCTAAAAGAGATCTTAAAGCAAAAACCTTTAGATTGGGGAATTGCATATTATCTGGGAAAGTCATATCAAAAATTAAATCAAGATCATCATGCCAATGAATGGTTTAAAAAAGTTTATGATATGACAAAACAATCGAAGATGATTCAACAAATTGCAATCAGTTTTGAAAAACGCAAACAATTTCAGCAAGCGATCTATTGGTTTGAAAAATGGCGAAATCTTGAACCGACTCGACCAGAACCACTGTTATCACTCAGCAAAAATGTGTGGTTGTCTGGAGATAAAGCGAAAGCAAAGACATTAATCAAAAAATATTTTTCTGCTTACCAAGAAACTCCTGAAGCATTACTACTTTATGCTTGGATCTTAACGGATGAGGGAGAGTTAAATAAACTCGATTCAATCTTAAGCAAATTAATCTCGAATCAATTAGAAAACTTGACGAAAATGGACCCCTTTTTTTTGGCGAGTCTAGCAAGATTATATACACTTCATCAATATCATCACCTGTCAAATGACTTTATCAATCTTCTTATGAGAGCAGACAATCCTCATATACAAGGGTTAGCTCACTTGATCCAAGGATTGATTCAATTAGATCAAGAAAAACCAGATCAAGCGCTACAACATTTTCTAAAGACTTCAAGTACAGGAGTCCATTTTCCTTATTTCGAATTTTACTTAGGGTATACTCATTATCTTCTTGGGAATACAGATGAAGCAAAACAGTGTTGGGCTAAATTGAGTGTAAGGAAAGAACATTAG
- the dinG gene encoding ATP-dependent DNA helicase DinG, which yields MNRFIVIDIETTGNQPNKDAITQVGAVLIENEEIKKIYSSFVYTDQPIPEYIQALTGITHEVIKDAALLEDVMMELLPLMEGAIFVAHHAAFDLGFIQKALEKSGYSPFSGPVVDTLDLARILLPMVQSYKLGEMTQELKIKHENPHRAVDDALATAQLFLQLVEQLKKMPLIYLQRLYEITKNLDDDLAFFIDHFVEDRIIHPIEEDQFFVYQQMALQKIMDEDDSSSNEHIGDLEFEEMFSVQGFLSERFPNFEIRPSQKEMSLDVMEAFIEQKHLMIEAGTGTGKSLAYLIPSIFWAKEHNEKVVVSTHTINLQEQLYQRDIPVLKEILPFDFHATVLKGRNHYLCLRKFEQQILQSSSERNKEEMIYLAQLLTWVALTKTGDVEELNLSPNHKNLWNEVKSDAETCLNRNCPWFRVCFYHRAKQKAQTADLILTNHSLLLTDLQSENRILPNYKKLVIDEAHHFEDVASKHLGYELTQYGINQYFQRLYKDAKHGLLIQIMNECYRSQDPDQFAVANQIQNQLLPILIEIEQNFQEYFNQIGKFVDHLVVKQETGRKTLRITERIKSKKEWKIICEIYRNLYIQLTEMDNLIEETLRKLKDLQLEENFIADLKGIHKELKELNHILSEWNEAQDLKMVFWVETESRGKKFVSYLYASPIDVGPFIKEFLFDQKDSIILTSATLSVNGSFQYSSEKFGFDPTDHNLRKKTLSSPFDYRKQAIISIPNDFPNIQEVDEPEFVQYLIKNIRELVLQLNGKTLILFTSYQMLNQVYEELKKLLEPVGIKVLGHGIDSSSRTKLVKQFQSQTPTVLLGTSSFWEGVDIPGESLSALVIVRLPFTPPNHPIYEAKTEKLKVAKRNPFMEMAVPQAVIRFKQGFGRLIRTQKDRGVVIVFDRRIIESKYGKYFLQSLPDIDVRYQPFSKILSDTKEWIKKE from the coding sequence GTGAATCGTTTTATTGTTATAGATATAGAAACAACAGGGAATCAACCAAATAAAGATGCAATTACCCAAGTTGGTGCGGTGCTTATCGAGAATGAGGAAATCAAGAAGATCTATTCATCTTTTGTTTATACGGATCAGCCTATACCAGAGTATATTCAAGCATTAACCGGTATTACTCATGAGGTGATTAAGGATGCTGCATTGCTTGAAGATGTGATGATGGAATTGCTACCATTAATGGAAGGTGCTATTTTTGTCGCTCATCATGCTGCTTTTGATCTTGGATTTATTCAAAAGGCATTGGAAAAATCGGGATACAGCCCCTTTTCTGGTCCTGTAGTCGATACCTTAGACTTAGCTCGTATTTTATTACCTATGGTACAAAGTTATAAGTTGGGTGAGATGACACAAGAGTTAAAAATTAAACATGAAAATCCACACCGAGCAGTTGATGATGCCTTGGCAACTGCCCAACTTTTTTTACAACTGGTTGAACAGTTAAAAAAAATGCCACTTATTTATTTACAGCGACTATATGAAATCACAAAGAATTTAGATGATGATCTCGCCTTCTTTATTGATCATTTTGTTGAAGATCGAATCATTCATCCAATAGAGGAAGACCAGTTCTTCGTTTATCAACAAATGGCTTTACAAAAAATCATGGATGAGGATGATTCATCTTCAAATGAACATATAGGTGATCTCGAATTTGAAGAGATGTTTTCTGTACAAGGATTTCTTTCCGAACGCTTTCCTAATTTTGAAATTAGACCATCACAAAAAGAAATGTCACTTGATGTAATGGAAGCTTTTATTGAGCAAAAGCATTTAATGATTGAAGCAGGTACAGGTACAGGTAAATCTCTCGCGTATTTAATCCCTTCCATCTTTTGGGCAAAAGAACATAATGAGAAAGTGGTTGTTTCTACCCATACGATTAATTTACAAGAACAGCTTTATCAAAGGGATATTCCTGTACTCAAAGAAATTTTGCCATTCGATTTTCATGCTACGGTTTTAAAAGGGCGCAACCATTATTTATGTTTAAGAAAATTTGAACAACAAATTCTACAATCTTCAAGTGAACGGAATAAAGAAGAAATGATTTACCTTGCTCAATTGCTTACATGGGTCGCTTTAACCAAAACTGGGGATGTCGAAGAGTTAAACTTGTCGCCAAATCATAAAAACTTATGGAATGAAGTGAAAAGTGATGCTGAAACTTGCTTGAATCGTAATTGCCCTTGGTTCCGTGTATGCTTCTATCATCGTGCCAAACAAAAAGCACAGACGGCTGATCTGATTTTAACGAACCACTCTTTACTTTTAACGGACCTGCAATCCGAAAATCGAATTCTTCCAAATTACAAAAAATTAGTGATTGATGAAGCCCACCATTTTGAAGATGTAGCATCAAAACACTTAGGTTATGAGTTAACTCAATATGGAATTAATCAATATTTTCAGCGTTTATACAAAGATGCGAAGCATGGATTATTGATTCAAATCATGAACGAATGTTATCGTTCTCAAGATCCTGATCAATTTGCGGTTGCAAATCAGATTCAAAATCAGCTGTTGCCGATTTTAATCGAAATCGAACAGAACTTTCAAGAATACTTTAACCAGATCGGGAAGTTTGTCGACCATCTAGTCGTAAAACAAGAAACTGGTAGGAAAACATTAAGGATTACAGAACGTATCAAAAGTAAAAAAGAATGGAAGATCATTTGTGAAATTTATCGAAATTTATATATTCAGTTGACAGAAATGGATAATCTAATCGAGGAAACTCTACGAAAATTAAAAGATCTTCAATTAGAAGAGAACTTTATCGCCGACTTAAAAGGGATTCATAAAGAATTAAAAGAACTCAATCATATTCTATCTGAATGGAACGAAGCTCAAGATTTAAAAATGGTGTTTTGGGTGGAAACAGAAAGTAGAGGAAAAAAATTCGTTTCTTATCTCTATGCAAGTCCAATTGATGTGGGACCATTTATTAAAGAATTTCTTTTTGATCAGAAAGATAGCATTATCCTCACTTCTGCAACATTAAGTGTCAATGGATCATTTCAATATAGTAGTGAAAAATTTGGCTTTGATCCAACCGATCATAATTTGAGAAAAAAGACTCTTTCATCGCCTTTTGATTATCGAAAACAAGCTATTATTTCGATTCCAAATGATTTTCCTAATATTCAAGAAGTGGACGAACCAGAGTTTGTTCAATATTTAATCAAGAATATTCGTGAATTAGTTCTTCAACTAAATGGGAAAACATTAATCTTATTTACATCTTATCAAATGCTAAATCAAGTATATGAAGAGTTGAAGAAATTACTTGAGCCTGTTGGAATTAAAGTACTTGGTCACGGTATCGATAGTTCAAGTCGAACAAAACTGGTAAAACAATTTCAATCCCAAACACCAACTGTATTATTAGGTACCAGTAGTTTTTGGGAAGGTGTAGACATTCCAGGAGAATCCTTAAGTGCTCTTGTCATTGTTCGTCTTCCATTTACACCGCCAAACCATCCGATCTATGAAGCGAAAACAGAAAAATTAAAAGTAGCAAAACGGAATCCATTTATGGAGATGGCTGTTCCCCAAGCGGTAATCCGCTTTAAACAAGGGTTTGGTCGATTAATTCGTACACAGAAAGATCGTGGAGTAGTCATTGTATTTGACAGGAGAATCATAGAGTCTAAGTATGGAAAATACTTTCTTCAATCCTTACCCGACATTGATGTCCGATATCAACCTTTTTCAAAAATTTTAAGTGACACTAAGGAATGGATCAAAAAGGAATAA
- a CDS encoding ComEC/Rec2 family competence protein: protein MKATKIVFSLILIFFLISFLFYKSYSSIFVRSIFANQPEEQKHLQGNEVLVSFLPLEQGEATLVQLANGKTYLIDTGNKNSSEQLLKLLHDHKVVQIKAILLTNACDDHVGGFLDVLQEFHVEQIYLPELIASSFSIPTSYQTKIKYLKKDDIEQWSQVKVTVLAPEEPLSLSPQDNSLVFQLTHQDIYFLFTSDIGDEIEKRVMKQYPLKSEILKVSDFGNNTASSLEFLEKVDPQVGIIFSSDQDLYQASQDVIDRLNETWTEVYELSKVGEVQITSNGKDYQIEVIKGD from the coding sequence ATGAAAGCCACTAAGATTGTCTTCTCTTTGATCCTCATTTTTTTTCTTATTTCCTTTCTTTTCTATAAGTCGTATTCTTCGATATTTGTTCGTTCGATTTTTGCCAATCAGCCAGAAGAACAAAAACATTTACAGGGAAACGAAGTGCTAGTTTCTTTTTTACCATTAGAACAAGGAGAAGCAACGCTAGTTCAATTGGCAAATGGGAAGACTTATCTTATTGATACAGGTAACAAAAATAGTTCTGAGCAATTGCTAAAGTTATTACACGACCATAAAGTCGTTCAAATCAAAGCTATCCTACTTACGAATGCATGTGATGATCATGTAGGAGGGTTCTTGGATGTATTGCAAGAATTCCATGTTGAACAAATTTATCTACCCGAATTAATTGCTTCATCATTTTCGATTCCTACCTCTTATCAAACAAAAATAAAATATTTAAAGAAAGATGATATAGAACAATGGAGTCAGGTAAAAGTGACAGTTCTTGCTCCTGAAGAACCTTTATCCTTATCTCCTCAGGATAATTCTCTCGTTTTTCAACTCACACATCAGGATATTTATTTTTTATTTACCAGTGATATTGGTGATGAGATAGAAAAAAGAGTGATGAAACAATACCCTTTAAAATCAGAGATCTTAAAAGTAAGTGATTTTGGCAATAATACAGCATCTTCCCTCGAATTTTTGGAAAAAGTTGATCCACAAGTCGGAATCATCTTCTCCAGTGATCAAGATCTATATCAAGCTAGTCAAGATGTCATTGATCGGTTAAATGAGACATGGACTGAAGTTTATGAGTTAAGTAAGGTAGGGGAAGTTCAAATCACAAGCAATGGAAAAGATTATCAAATTGAAGTGATAAAAGGAGACTAG
- a CDS encoding Ku protein — translation MHTMWKGSISFGLVNIPIKMFASTEDKEIKFRYLHKECKTPLKYVRTCPTCNVEVEWNDIVRGFEYEPGRFVLIEDEALASLQPEINKAIEILDFVNLSEIDPIYFDKSYYLSPQDTGGKAYNLLRQGLKETGKIGIAKITIRSKQSLAAIRVYQNLLVLETLYFPDEVRSVELVPGIPQNMDVNEKELSMAIQLIENLSAPFEPNKYTDDYREALRELINKKIEGEEIEIPKEAPQKNIIDLMQALKASIEQTTPTKKTTRGRNKKTTAS, via the coding sequence ATGCATACGATGTGGAAAGGCTCAATTAGTTTTGGCCTAGTAAATATTCCGATCAAGATGTTTGCCTCAACCGAGGATAAAGAGATAAAGTTCCGCTATTTACATAAAGAATGTAAGACTCCATTAAAATATGTTCGCACCTGTCCTACGTGTAATGTAGAAGTGGAATGGAATGATATCGTCAGGGGGTTCGAATATGAACCTGGTCGTTTTGTATTGATCGAAGATGAAGCTTTAGCAAGTCTTCAGCCTGAAATCAACAAAGCAATCGAGATTCTTGATTTTGTAAATTTGTCTGAAATCGATCCCATCTATTTCGATAAATCGTATTATCTATCTCCACAAGATACAGGGGGCAAAGCCTATAACTTACTTAGACAAGGGTTAAAGGAAACGGGTAAGATTGGTATCGCAAAGATCACGATTCGCTCGAAACAATCTTTAGCAGCCATTCGTGTCTATCAAAATTTACTTGTTTTAGAAACACTCTATTTCCCTGATGAAGTTAGGTCAGTAGAATTGGTACCTGGAATTCCGCAAAATATGGATGTGAATGAAAAAGAATTAAGCATGGCGATTCAATTAATTGAAAATTTGTCTGCTCCATTTGAACCGAACAAATATACGGATGATTACCGAGAAGCCTTAAGAGAATTAATTAATAAGAAAATCGAAGGGGAAGAGATTGAAATTCCCAAAGAGGCACCGCAGAAAAATATCATCGATCTCATGCAAGCATTAAAAGCTAGTATTGAGCAAACGACACCAACGAAAAAAACAACAAGAGGAAGGAACAAGAAAACAACGGCAAGTTAA
- the ligD gene encoding non-homologous end-joining DNA ligase — protein MEWLQPMEPILRPDIPSGDAWIHQIKWDGIRGLTYIDQTGIRLYTKKGKERTEFYPELQQLSKLVEGDSMILDGEIVVLNDEHKPSFELVLTRERVRTTEKIPFYVKKYPIKYILFDILFLNGKNLTKRALIERKNLLLQSVHQNETIAITDDFKDGIKLFSLMREKGWEGIVSKHLDSAYIGGKNHKEWFKVKLQRKMLVVVGGVSWKNEFPNSLLLGVYRKDRLLFIGKASLGLKESDFQMIKEFVPQLMQNHSPFYQLPTKIKDVTWIKPALTCWVQFLEWTNDGQLRHPKILGFSPYSPYQAIGKDYVM, from the coding sequence GTGGAGTGGTTACAACCAATGGAACCAATTTTACGACCTGATATTCCTTCAGGGGATGCATGGATTCATCAAATTAAATGGGATGGTATTCGTGGTCTTACTTATATCGACCAAACAGGTATCCGTCTCTATACAAAGAAAGGTAAAGAAAGAACAGAATTCTACCCAGAATTACAGCAGTTATCTAAGCTCGTGGAAGGAGATTCCATGATACTTGATGGGGAAATCGTCGTTCTTAATGATGAGCATAAGCCTTCATTTGAATTGGTGTTGACAAGAGAAAGAGTTCGGACAACAGAGAAGATTCCATTTTACGTCAAGAAATATCCAATTAAATATATTTTGTTTGATATTTTATTTCTTAATGGGAAAAATTTGACAAAGAGGGCGTTAATCGAAAGAAAAAACCTTCTTCTTCAATCCGTTCATCAGAATGAAACAATTGCGATTACAGATGATTTTAAAGATGGTATAAAATTATTTTCATTAATGCGGGAAAAGGGATGGGAGGGTATCGTATCCAAACATCTGGATAGTGCATATATCGGTGGGAAAAACCACAAGGAGTGGTTTAAAGTCAAACTTCAACGCAAGATGTTAGTTGTTGTTGGAGGAGTATCATGGAAGAATGAATTTCCTAATTCCTTGTTATTAGGGGTCTATAGAAAAGATCGATTATTGTTTATAGGCAAAGCTTCTTTAGGTTTAAAGGAATCAGATTTTCAAATGATCAAAGAGTTTGTACCACAACTTATGCAAAACCATTCCCCATTTTACCAGTTGCCGACAAAGATAAAAGATGTAACTTGGATAAAACCCGCACTAACTTGCTGGGTACAATTTCTGGAATGGACGAATGATGGGCAATTGCGACATCCAAAAATCCTTGGCTTTAGTCCCTATTCTCCTTATCAAGCAATAGGAAAGGATTATGTGATGTAA
- the ligD gene encoding non-homologous end-joining DNA ligase: MEIIIDNFPLQITNPEKIFWPEMGIRKIDYIMKLMELTPYLIPHAQNRLLTTIRYPDGIDGKSFYQKNIPSYAPTWVDHHRWQDTEYILLNKRATLAWLGNQAALEFHTAFNRYNRDQYPSSLVFDLDPSKGQTFEQVVEVALLIHETLGSLGLKSWIKTSGATGMQIYIPIGEKYTYEQARKMNEFFGKYFSEKYPQLITIERMVKKRESKLYFDYLQMWQGKTITLVYSTRATKEATVSTPIEWEELEKGIRPTDFHLLNIKDRIEQKGDLFAPLLGKSSIQNLDHILQFINKQKI, translated from the coding sequence ATGGAGATCATTATTGACAACTTTCCACTTCAGATTACCAATCCTGAGAAAATCTTTTGGCCTGAAATGGGAATAAGAAAAATTGATTATATTATGAAATTGATGGAGCTGACTCCTTATCTAATCCCTCATGCCCAAAATCGTCTTTTGACCACAATCCGCTATCCTGATGGAATCGATGGAAAATCATTTTATCAAAAGAATATTCCTTCGTATGCACCTACATGGGTTGATCATCATCGTTGGCAAGATACAGAATATATTTTATTAAATAAACGAGCGACTTTAGCTTGGTTAGGTAATCAAGCTGCTCTCGAATTCCATACTGCGTTTAATCGTTATAACCGTGATCAATATCCTAGTTCTTTAGTATTTGATCTTGACCCTTCAAAAGGACAAACATTCGAACAAGTCGTAGAGGTTGCATTATTGATTCACGAAACCCTTGGATCTTTAGGTTTAAAAAGCTGGATCAAAACCTCAGGAGCGACTGGAATGCAAATTTATATTCCAATCGGCGAAAAGTATACATATGAGCAAGCAAGAAAAATGAATGAATTTTTTGGAAAGTATTTTAGTGAAAAATACCCACAATTGATTACAATCGAACGAATGGTGAAGAAACGAGAAAGCAAATTATATTTTGATTACTTACAGATGTGGCAAGGAAAAACAATTACCTTGGTTTATTCAACAAGAGCTACAAAAGAGGCAACAGTTTCGACACCGATTGAATGGGAGGAACTGGAGAAAGGGATTCGACCCACTGACTTTCATTTGCTCAATATCAAGGATCGGATTGAGCAGAAAGGAGATTTATTTGCTCCGCTGCTGGGAAAAAGTTCAATACAAAATCTCGATCATATTCTTCAATTTATCAATAAGCAAAAAATCTGA
- a CDS encoding amidohydrolase translates to MRSIVINAMIVTVNAENEVIHNGSMIFEEDTITYIGESPENLASFDQVINAHGKIVMPGLINTHTHAAMSLLRGYGDDLPLQEWLEQKMWPIEGKFQEEHIRLGTELSVIEMLKSGTTTFADMYNQMDIVADIVRQSGSRASLSRGMLGFGSKEMLTQKLKDTVRFAKQWHLQAEGRVRVMISPHSPYTCSPDFIKEALVIAKELDLPIHIHVSETEREVKLNMDRYKKRPVEHLYHLGVFDHPTLIAHAVHVNQEEINLLEKMGVKISYNPGSNLKLGSGIAPVPEMLKVGIRVALGTDSAASNNNLDMFEEMRLASLIHKGYHQDPLAISAKIAIQMATRYGAEALFMEDEIGSLEVGKKADFIILNTNQAHFHPMYDPISHIVYSASGKDVQDVFINGKQVVKYGEVLTLDEQRIIFEVEQIVNQWR, encoded by the coding sequence TTGCGTTCTATTGTCATCAATGCAATGATTGTTACGGTTAATGCAGAAAATGAAGTGATTCATAATGGAAGTATGATCTTTGAAGAAGATACAATCACCTATATTGGTGAATCACCGGAAAATCTAGCATCATTTGATCAGGTGATTAATGCCCATGGAAAAATTGTCATGCCAGGACTGATTAATACACATACCCATGCTGCGATGTCTTTGCTTCGCGGTTATGGTGATGACCTTCCATTACAAGAATGGCTAGAACAAAAAATGTGGCCGATTGAAGGGAAGTTTCAAGAAGAACATATTCGTTTGGGAACAGAATTATCCGTGATCGAAATGTTAAAATCTGGTACTACAACATTTGCTGATATGTATAACCAAATGGATATTGTGGCAGACATTGTTCGCCAATCAGGTAGTCGTGCCAGCTTATCACGTGGGATGTTAGGGTTCGGTTCAAAAGAGATGCTCACTCAAAAATTAAAGGATACAGTCCGGTTTGCTAAACAATGGCATCTGCAAGCCGAAGGAAGAGTACGGGTCATGATTTCCCCACATTCCCCTTATACCTGTTCACCTGATTTCATTAAAGAAGCATTAGTCATTGCCAAAGAATTAGATTTACCGATTCATATTCATGTATCAGAAACGGAACGGGAAGTGAAACTAAATATGGATCGGTATAAAAAAAGACCGGTTGAACATTTATATCATTTAGGAGTGTTTGATCATCCTACTCTTATTGCTCACGCTGTGCATGTGAATCAAGAGGAAATTAACTTACTGGAGAAAATGGGTGTAAAAATTTCCTATAATCCGGGAAGTAATTTGAAACTAGGTAGTGGAATTGCGCCTGTGCCTGAAATGCTAAAAGTTGGAATTCGCGTTGCTCTAGGAACAGATAGTGCTGCAAGCAATAATAATCTAGATATGTTTGAAGAAATGCGTTTGGCTTCATTAATCCATAAAGGATATCACCAAGACCCCTTAGCGATTTCTGCAAAGATCGCCATTCAAATGGCCACTCGTTATGGCGCTGAGGCTCTGTTTATGGAGGATGAGATTGGTTCCTTAGAAGTAGGCAAGAAAGCAGACTTTATTATTCTAAATACGAATCAAGCGCATTTTCACCCAATGTATGATCCGATTTCTCACATTGTTTATTCCGCGTCTGGAAAAGATGTTCAAGATGTTTTTATTAATGGAAAACAAGTGGTCAAATATGGAGAGGTTCTTACTTTAGATGAACAACGAATCATTTTTGAAGTCGAACAGATTGTAAATCAATGGAGATAA
- a CDS encoding YpmA family protein, with protein sequence MIEVNNQLRKRMIKDMGIQLIATVKITATPDLYKIVDILNKNLKYDDLMFGLAKDEEDPNLMVFSIYRT encoded by the coding sequence ATGATTGAAGTAAATAATCAACTTAGAAAAAGGATGATCAAAGATATGGGGATTCAATTAATTGCAACAGTTAAAATTACAGCTACTCCTGACCTTTATAAAATTGTCGATATCTTAAATAAGAATTTAAAATATGATGATTTGATGTTTGGTTTAGCAAAAGACGAAGAAGATCCAAACTTAATGGTATTTAGCATTTATCGTACATAG